From Candidatus Manganitrophus morganii, the proteins below share one genomic window:
- a CDS encoding C40 family peptidase: MRWGLFGILFFFMLTGCAGVQKADRVDPVISRKVPARQRVVKTAHHFLGTPYRFGGATPAEGFDCSGYVAYVFSRSVGLSLPRVTGAQIKKGRPVPGGQLLPADLVFFRISRWQPLHVGIYIGGNKFIHAPSRGGEVRVERLDHPYWKPRYRTARRLLPPFPEKAQARPATYSFVDGVFSGP; the protein is encoded by the coding sequence ATGCGGTGGGGACTCTTCGGAATTCTTTTTTTCTTCATGCTGACCGGCTGCGCCGGGGTTCAAAAAGCAGATCGGGTCGATCCGGTAATCAGCCGGAAAGTCCCCGCGCGCCAACGGGTGGTGAAGACCGCCCATCATTTTCTGGGAACACCGTATCGCTTCGGCGGCGCGACCCCGGCGGAGGGGTTTGATTGCAGCGGGTATGTCGCCTATGTCTTCTCCCGGTCGGTCGGCCTGAGCCTTCCGCGCGTCACCGGCGCGCAAATTAAAAAAGGCCGGCCGGTCCCCGGCGGCCAGCTCCTGCCGGCCGATCTGGTCTTCTTCAGAATCAGCAGATGGCAGCCGCTTCATGTCGGGATTTATATAGGCGGGAACAAATTCATTCATGCTCCCAGCCGAGGCGGAGAGGTGAGGGTGGAGCGCCTCGATCATCCCTACTGGAAGCCGCGTTATCGGACGGCGCGCCGCCTCCTTCCCCCCTTTCCTGAAAAGGCGCAGGCGCGCCCGGCGACCTACTCCTTCGTGGATGGAGTATTCAGTGGCCCCTGA